Proteins co-encoded in one Azospirillum brasilense genomic window:
- a CDS encoding ABC transporter permease, translating into MLMRTLNSLAAGLIALVLAAPILVVAGVSVNEKKSLTFPPQGFSLAWYAEVFTDPGWRGALITSLVVATLSAALAVLIAFPLAWFLWRWRAPWARAFEVLGMTPFILPPVITALGFLSFWAAVGEYGSPWTVVVSHAVFFVTLPLVTLSLGFGAVDRSYVEAAATMGADDRTVLRTVVMPLVRPYVISGFAFAFVLSLNEYIVAYMVVGFTLETLPIKIFNALRYGYTPTMAAVTVLFVSLTAVVFGLIAWFGDLPRLLGAWAKND; encoded by the coding sequence ATGCTGATGCGCACGCTGAATTCCCTGGCCGCCGGCCTGATCGCCCTGGTCCTCGCCGCCCCCATCCTGGTGGTGGCCGGCGTCTCAGTGAACGAGAAGAAGTCGCTGACCTTCCCGCCGCAGGGCTTCTCGCTCGCCTGGTACGCGGAGGTCTTCACCGATCCCGGCTGGCGCGGCGCGCTGATCACCAGCCTCGTCGTCGCCACCCTGTCGGCGGCGCTGGCGGTGCTGATCGCCTTCCCGCTGGCCTGGTTCCTGTGGCGCTGGCGCGCGCCCTGGGCGCGGGCGTTCGAGGTGCTGGGCATGACGCCCTTCATTCTGCCGCCGGTCATCACCGCCCTGGGATTCCTCAGCTTCTGGGCGGCGGTGGGGGAATACGGGTCGCCCTGGACGGTGGTGGTCAGCCACGCGGTGTTCTTCGTGACGCTGCCGCTGGTCACGCTGTCACTGGGCTTCGGCGCGGTGGACCGCTCCTATGTGGAGGCCGCGGCGACCATGGGGGCGGACGACCGGACGGTGCTGCGCACGGTGGTGATGCCGCTGGTGCGGCCCTACGTGATCTCCGGCTTCGCCTTCGCCTTCGTGCTGTCGCTGAACGAGTACATCGTGGCCTACATGGTGGTCGGCTTCACGCTGGAAACGCTGCCCATCAAGATCTTCAACGCGCTCCGCTACGGCTACACCCCGACCATGGCCGCCGTGACGGTGCTGTTCGTGTCGCTGACGGCGGTGGTCTTCGGGCTGATCGCGTGGTTCGGCGACCTGCCCCGCCTGCTCGGCGCCTGGGCCAAAAACGACTGA
- a CDS encoding carbon-nitrogen hydrolase family protein produces the protein MRLSLFQADAEPGAPHRNLDRLERAAAEATGLGSALLVGPEMGLTGYDIGAAAVRALAEPADGLMATRVAEMARRHGIAILYGYPERGTDGAVYNAAQLIGADGRPLLNQRKTHLYGDLDRGSFAPGGDAFPTAEVGGMRVSVAICYDVEFPELVRRHALAGVDALLVPTALMAPYEIVATTIVPARAFENGIFVAYANRCGREGTLRYCGLSSVAAPDGSVLARAGDGEILLTVDLDPALRRVGTHLADRRPDLYGAVSSAPGKGGS, from the coding sequence ATGCGGCTGAGCCTGTTCCAGGCGGACGCGGAGCCCGGTGCGCCGCACCGCAACCTCGACCGTCTGGAGCGGGCGGCGGCGGAGGCGACGGGGCTCGGCTCCGCCCTGCTGGTCGGGCCGGAAATGGGCCTGACCGGCTACGACATCGGCGCGGCGGCGGTGCGCGCCCTGGCCGAGCCGGCGGACGGGCTGATGGCCACGCGGGTCGCCGAGATGGCCCGGCGGCATGGCATCGCCATCCTCTATGGCTATCCGGAGCGCGGGACGGACGGCGCCGTTTACAACGCCGCGCAACTGATCGGGGCGGACGGGCGGCCCCTGCTGAACCAGCGCAAGACCCATCTCTACGGCGACCTCGACCGCGGCTCCTTCGCGCCGGGCGGCGACGCCTTCCCGACCGCGGAGGTTGGCGGGATGCGGGTGAGCGTGGCGATCTGCTACGACGTGGAGTTCCCGGAACTGGTGCGCCGCCACGCGCTGGCCGGGGTGGACGCGCTGCTGGTGCCGACCGCGCTGATGGCGCCCTACGAGATCGTCGCCACCACCATCGTCCCCGCCCGCGCCTTCGAGAACGGTATCTTCGTCGCCTACGCCAACCGCTGCGGGCGGGAGGGAACGTTGCGCTATTGCGGGCTCAGCAGTGTGGCGGCGCCGGACGGATCGGTGCTGGCGCGGGCCGGCGACGGCGAGATTTTGCTGACCGTCGATCTCGACCCCGCCCTGCGCCGGGTCGGCACGCATCTGGCGGACCGCCGCCCGGACCTGTACGGTGCGGTCTCCAGCGCGCCTGGGAAGGGCGGTTCGTAG
- a CDS encoding ABC transporter permease produces MIRRAPRGLAEHAPILFPALMLVVFFVIPFSLMIAVSVFRRVPGGFYEPDLVFANYERFLTAFFGGVMSFSLGLAALVAVLSVGIAFPFTYRLVKLPRGAQIRWLVFLLSILSLSEVIIGFAWSTLLSRTAGITNLFVALGLMAEPQSLSPSFGALLAGLVYQAFPYTVLVLYPALARLDPYLEEAARTLGSSPLRAFFTVVVPGLRNTIVATTIMVFVFALGSYLLPQLLGRPQHWTLSVLITDQAIYQSNMPFAAAMAVFLVLVSLALVGLALLAGRREETA; encoded by the coding sequence ATGATCCGCCGCGCGCCCCGTGGCCTGGCCGAGCACGCGCCGATCCTGTTCCCGGCGCTGATGCTGGTCGTCTTCTTCGTCATCCCCTTCAGCCTGATGATCGCGGTCAGCGTCTTCCGGCGCGTGCCCGGCGGCTTCTACGAGCCGGACCTCGTCTTCGCCAACTACGAGCGGTTCCTGACCGCCTTCTTCGGCGGGGTGATGTCCTTCTCGCTGGGGCTGGCGGCCCTGGTCGCGGTGTTGTCGGTGGGCATCGCCTTCCCCTTCACCTACCGGCTGGTCAAGCTGCCGCGCGGCGCGCAGATCCGCTGGCTGGTCTTCCTGCTGTCGATCCTGTCGCTGTCGGAAGTCATCATCGGCTTCGCCTGGTCCACGCTGCTGTCGCGCACCGCGGGCATCACCAACCTGTTCGTGGCGCTGGGCCTGATGGCCGAACCGCAATCGCTCAGCCCGAGCTTTGGCGCGCTGCTGGCCGGGCTGGTCTATCAGGCCTTCCCCTACACGGTGCTGGTGCTCTACCCGGCGCTCGCCCGCCTCGACCCCTATCTGGAGGAGGCGGCGCGCACGCTCGGCTCCTCGCCGCTGCGCGCCTTCTTCACGGTGGTGGTGCCGGGGCTGCGCAACACCATCGTGGCGACCACGATCATGGTGTTCGTCTTCGCGCTCGGCTCCTACCTGCTGCCGCAGCTTCTGGGACGGCCGCAGCACTGGACGCTGTCGGTGCTGATCACCGATCAGGCGATCTACCAGTCCAACATGCCCTTCGCGGCGGCCATGGCCGTCTTCCTGGTGCTGGTCAGCCTCGCCCTGGTCGGGCTGGCGCTGCTCGCCGGGCGGCGGGAGGAGACGGCCTGA
- the speB gene encoding agmatinase: MIDPQKLDRLRTKYSGSGGDDFHDPEFQRVAALQFSGGKRVQPFAGVSTLLDAPYRPDAADAADFGGLDIALIGVPMDLGVTNRAGARLGPRAVRGMERIGPYEHALRMVPAASCKLADVGDVPLSSRFSLEACHGDILAFYNRVMDAGVIPLSVGGDHSITYSILKALGRERPVGMIHFDAHCDTGGPYEGAKFHHGGPFRQAVLDGVLDPERTVQIGIRGSTEYLWEFSYDSGMTVIHAEDIPERGIASVIETARKVVGDGPVYVSFDVDCLDPVFAPGTGTPEVGGLTTREALAILRGLDGLDIIGGDVVEVAPQYDATTNTAHAGAQMLFEILCLSVRALAKRQGRG, from the coding sequence ATGATCGACCCTCAGAAGCTTGATCGTTTGCGTACGAAGTACAGCGGCTCCGGCGGCGACGACTTCCACGATCCGGAGTTCCAGCGGGTTGCCGCCCTCCAGTTCTCCGGCGGCAAGCGGGTGCAGCCCTTCGCCGGGGTGTCCACCCTGCTTGACGCCCCCTACCGCCCCGACGCGGCCGACGCCGCGGACTTCGGCGGGCTGGACATCGCGCTGATCGGCGTGCCGATGGACCTGGGAGTCACCAACCGGGCCGGCGCCCGCCTCGGCCCGCGCGCCGTGCGCGGGATGGAGCGCATCGGCCCCTACGAGCACGCCCTGCGCATGGTCCCGGCGGCCTCCTGCAAGCTCGCCGATGTCGGCGACGTACCGTTGTCCAGCCGCTTCAGCCTGGAGGCGTGCCACGGCGACATCCTGGCCTTCTACAACCGCGTGATGGACGCGGGCGTCATCCCGCTGTCGGTGGGCGGCGACCATTCCATCACCTATTCGATCCTCAAGGCGCTGGGCCGCGAGCGTCCGGTGGGCATGATCCACTTCGACGCCCATTGCGACACCGGCGGCCCCTACGAGGGCGCCAAGTTCCACCACGGCGGCCCGTTCCGGCAGGCGGTCCTGGACGGCGTGCTGGACCCGGAGCGCACGGTGCAGATCGGCATCCGCGGCAGCACCGAGTATTTGTGGGAGTTCTCCTACGACAGCGGCATGACCGTGATCCACGCGGAGGACATTCCGGAGCGCGGCATCGCCAGCGTCATCGAGACGGCGCGCAAGGTGGTGGGCGACGGGCCGGTCTACGTCTCCTTCGACGTCGATTGCCTGGACCCGGTCTTCGCCCCCGGCACCGGCACCCCGGAGGTCGGCGGCCTGACCACGCGGGAGGCACTGGCGATCCTGCGCGGGCTCGACGGGCTGGACATCATCGGCGGCGACGTGGTGGAGGTGGCGCCCCAGTACGACGCGACGACCAACACCGCCCACGCCGGCGCGCAGATGCTGTTCGAAATCCTCTGCCTGTCGGTGCGGGCCCTCGCCAAACGCCAGGGCCGAGGCTGA